One genomic segment of Sminthopsis crassicaudata isolate SCR6 chromosome 2, ASM4859323v1, whole genome shotgun sequence includes these proteins:
- the HMMR gene encoding hyaluronan mediated motility receptor: MSFPKAPLKRFNDPSGCAPSPGAYDVKTSEIPKGPVSFEKSQRFRRHQAASMETQQSINYDKNRPMSTTANNLKPLRLKTKSQRDIKELKKLKMQEKEIRALVHERGIQDKHLQNLEAEFEKMEAKLNIAVREKTSLLANIASLEKQLIELTKANELLKIKFSEDGNQKKMSHLSLELMKLKNKIEAKKKNVADKQEGMEIKLHIAQKNLHDSQGNLAQLDEKLITTEKEKTEEKLEIENFLEYITEVSSTSDQLEKYKLDIVQLEKTLNQKNQEILILKQSLDENVNVLSKKIKDLNTRCQMLENQKEELIKEDKEQEENLNAEILSLKERLTLEKQENEKLKQRQTESDLHLQQEQELSSCLKQRLCLFQEELINEKNLFQEELKEAFSELDKLEQKDEQAKRLVKQLEQENASKAKELQLLEEKIKGKQDEIEKSNEAFLHWQKKYNDTLQNLKEVTAEFESHKGSVAEEMANLRYKNSSLQKKTSEAEQTVELMQQQMVEVQHTKNKKDEEHARMLLDVQSKLALKEEEIKEITASFLEQISNLQNKLKQQSEDFKKHLEMEETSKTGEKTMELKEEVKKWHLLYEELYNKTKPFQQQLDAFEAEKRALLTEHGATQEELNKLSESYAKLLGHQNQKQKIRHVMKLKEENNQLKLEISKLRSQLTKEKQVGKKLQEQVNEIKGFRRFDPSKAFQHESKENCTPKVPLKEGNRKCY; this comes from the exons GCTGTGCACCATCTCCAGGAGCTTATGATGTCAAAACTTCAGAAATACCCAAAGGACCTGTATCATTTGAGAAATCACAACGATTTAGGCGGCATCAGG cagCTTCTATGGAAACTCAACAAAGTATTAATTATGACAAAAATAGGCCTATGTCCacaacagcaaacaatctgaaaCCTTTGAGATTAAAG ACAAAATCTCAAAGGGATATTAAAGAGCTGAAAAAGCTAAAGATGCAAGAAAAAGag ATACGTGCCCTGGTACACGAACGTGGAATACAAGATAAACATCTTCAAAATCTGGAAGCAGAGTTTGAGAAGATGGAAGCAAAGCTAAATATAGCTGTCAGAGAGAAAACATCTCTCTTAGCAAATATTGCATCTTTGGAAAAGCAGCTTATTGAATTAACTAAAGCTAATGAACTACTAAAAATAAAG tTTTCTGAAGATGGTAACCAGAAGAAAATGAGTCATCTAAGTTTAGAGTTAATGAAACTGAAGAATAAGATTGAAGCAAAGAAGAAG AATGTTGCTGATAAACAAGAAGGGATGGAAATCAAACTACATATAGCACAAAAGAACCTTCATGATTCTCAAGGAAACCTGGCACAACTTGACGAAAAACT GATtactacagaaaaagaaaagactgaagaaaaattagaaattgaaaatttCTTGGAATATATTACAGAAGTAAG CTCTACATCAGatcaattggagaaatataaGTTGGATATTGTCcaattggaaaagaccttgaaTCAGAAGAATCAAGAGATTTTGATCCTTAAGCAGTCTCTGGATGAAAATGTGAATgtgttatcaaaaaaaattaaagacctgAACACTAGATGTCAGATGCTTGAAAACCAAAAAG AGGAACTTAtcaaggaagacaaagaacaggAAGAAAATCTCAATGCTGAGATACTAAGCTTGAAAGAAAGATTAACtctagaaaaacaagaaaatgaaaagctaaaacaaagacagacagaaagtgaTTTACATCTGCAACAAGAGCAG GAATTGTCTTCTTGTCTTAAACAAAGGCTTTGTCTATTCCAAGAAGAgttaattaatgagaaaaatctttttcaagaagaattaaaagaagCATTTAGTGAGCTAgataaattggaacaaaaggatgAGCAGGCTAAAAGGCTCGTGAAGCAATTGGAACAAGAGAACGCATCCAAAGCTAAAGAGCTCCAACTCttagaagaaaagattaaagg aaaaCAGGATGAAATTGAGAAAAGCAATGAAGCCTTTCTGCACTGGCAGAAAAAGTACAACGATACATTACAAAATCTTAAAGAAGTCACTGCTGAATTTGAAAG CCATAAAGGATCAGTGgctgaagaaatggcaaatcttaGGTATAAGAATTCATCACTACAGAAAAAGACTTCTGAGGCAGAACAAACAGTTGAACTTATGCAGCAGCAAATGGTGGAGGTTCAgcatactaaaaataaaaaggatgaagaaCATGCAAG GATGCTTCTAGACGTGCAGAGTAAACTGGCacttaaagaagaagaaataaaagaaataacagCTTCTTTTCTAGAACAGATATCCAATTTACAGAACAAACTCAAGCAACAAAGTGAAGATTTTAAGAAACATCTTGAGATGGAAGAAACAAG caaaactggagaaaaaactatggaattaAAGGAAGAAGTGAAAAAATGGCATCTTCTTTATGAAGAActttataacaaaacaaaaccttttcag caacaaTTGGATGCATTTGAAGCAGAGAAGAGAGCTTTATTGACTGAACATGGTGCCACCCAGGAAGAACTGAATAAACTAAGTGAATCATATGCTAAGTTATTGGGCCATCagaatcaaaagcaaaaaatcaGACATGTCatgaaattaaaggaagaaaataaccaACTCAAATTG GAGATTTCTAAACTCCGTTCTCAGCTGACTAAGGAAAAACAAGTTGGGAAAAAGCTTCAGGAACAAGTGAATGAAATAAAAGGCTTCAGACGGTTTGATCCTTCTAAAGCTTTTCAGCATGAGAGTAAAGAAAACTGTACTCCCAAAGTGCCTTTGAAAGAAG GTAACAGAAAATGCTACTGA